A region of the Cupriavidus taiwanensis genome:
GTCAATATCGGCGTGATCCTGGCCATGCTGCAGTTCCTGCGGCGCATGTCGGCATCGGTGGAAGTGGCACCCCAGGCCGCCGAGGCCGTCGCGCGCGAACTGGGCGATGCAGGCACCGGCGCGGTGGCGCCGATGCCGCCGGGCGTGATGGTCTATGTCATCGACGGTCCGTTCTTCTTCGGTGCCGTCGAAGCGTGCGAGCGTGCCCTGGTGCAGACCCATACCGAGCCGCGCGTGCTGCTGATCCGCCTGGGCCGCGTGCCCTTCATGGACATGACCGGGCTGCAGACGCTGGAGGCGGTGATCGTCACGCTGCAGAAGCGCGGCGTCGCCGTGGTGCTGGCCGAGGCCAACGCGCGGGTCCGGGAAAAGCTGGCGCGCGCCGGCGTGCTGGCGGCGCTGGGCGAGGGCAACTACGCGGATTCGCTGGCGCAGGCGGCGCAGCGCTGCGCGGTGCTGGCGGGAGACGGAGACGGCGAGGCCAACGCCCCGCCCTGAACTTACTTCTTCTGGCGCGTGCTGCCCGCCGGTTTGGGCTTGGTGGCGTAATCCACGCCATGCTGCGCCAGGTAATCGCGGATCAGCTGGCGCACCACCTGCGACGGCGTCAGGTCCTGTGCGGCGCACAGCGTTTCAAAGGCCTTCTTCTTGACCGGATCGATCAGGATGGTAAGGCGGGCGGTCTTGGATTCCATGAGGGTGTGCGGCGCTCCGGGCCGGAGATGGCGGCGGCGATTGGATGGGCATTATATACAGCGCTGCCGCGGGGCTTTGGCGGCCGTGTGCATGCTGGTGGCTTGCTCCCCTCTCCCGCGTGCGGGAGAGGGAGCACACAGCTGGTGCTGGCAAAACCAGTAGTCTTCCCTATTCCGCCATCTCCAGATCCGCAATCACCGCCGCCAGGAACCGCGCCGCTTCCCCGCCCGTGACCACGCGGTGGTCGAAGGTCAGGCTCAGCGGCATGACCCGGTGCACCGCGGGCACGCCGCCGGCCGCGACCACTTCATCGCGCACGCGCCCGGCGCCCAGGATCGCCACGGTGGGCGGCACCACGATCGGCGCCGCATAGCGCCCGGCGATCATGCCGAAGTTGGACAGCGTGATGGTGTTGCCGCGCATCTCCTCGGGGGCGATGGTGCGCGCGCGGATATCGGCGCGCATGCGGTCGAGCCCGCGGCGCAGGTCGGCGGCGTCGCGGTTGCCGACATCGCGCAGCACCGGCACGAACAGGCCCTCGGGCAGGTCGGCGGCAATGCCGACGTCGATCTTCTTCAGCACGTGGCGGCGCCCGGTCTGTCCTTCGTACCAGGCGTTGAGCCCGGGCTCGGCGCGGCAGCCGGCCACCAGCGCGCGCACCAGCCGGATGGTGACGTCGGCGCCGGCGTGCCAGGCGTGGATATCGGCGTCGTCCATCACGGTGGCGGCGGCCACTTCCGCCTGCGCGCGCGCCATGTTCTGCGCCATCGCGCGGCGCACGCCGCGCAGTTCTTCCGGCGCGCCAAGATCCTTCAGCGTGGCGGCGACCCGTTCCACGTCGGCGGCGGTGACGATGCCCTCGGGGCCCGATGCGGTCGCCATCGCCAGGTCCACGCCCAGCCGGCGCGCCAGCGCTCGTACCGCCGGCGTGGCCTTGACGCGCGCGGCCATGCCCGCCGCGGGCGCCGCCGTGCCGGGCGGCGCGGCTTCGCTGGCCACGTGCGTGCCGACCTGGACCGAGCCCACCACGGTGCCGGCGTCGGCATCCTCGCCGGCGCCCTCGAAGCCCACCAGCGGCGCGCCCAGGTGCACGATGTCGCCCGGCTGCGCAAACAGCTTGCCGATGCTGCCGGCATAAGGCGAGGGGATTTCGACGATCGCCTTGGCGGTCTCCACCGACAGCAGCGGCTGGTCGGCCGCCACCGTGTCGCCGGTCTTGACGTGCCAGGCCACGATCTCGGCCTCCTGCAGGCC
Encoded here:
- a CDS encoding ribbon-helix-helix domain-containing protein — its product is MESKTARLTILIDPVKKKAFETLCAAQDLTPSQVVRQLIRDYLAQHGVDYATKPKPAGSTRQKK
- a CDS encoding dihydrolipoamide acetyltransferase family protein — its product is MRVFKLPDLGEGLQEAEIVAWHVKTGDTVAADQPLLSVETAKAIVEIPSPYAGSIGKLFAQPGDIVHLGAPLVGFEGAGEDADAGTVVGSVQVGTHVASEAAPPGTAAPAAGMAARVKATPAVRALARRLGVDLAMATASGPEGIVTAADVERVAATLKDLGAPEELRGVRRAMAQNMARAQAEVAAATVMDDADIHAWHAGADVTIRLVRALVAGCRAEPGLNAWYEGQTGRRHVLKKIDVGIAADLPEGLFVPVLRDVGNRDAADLRRGLDRMRADIRARTIAPEEMRGNTITLSNFGMIAGRYAAPIVVPPTVAILGAGRVRDEVVAAGGVPAVHRVMPLSLTFDHRVVTGGEAARFLAAVIADLEMAE